From Chryseobacterium joostei, the proteins below share one genomic window:
- a CDS encoding lysophospholipid acyltransferase family protein: protein MAKKNIFTDAFGTPYFLKRFIIFILGVVSYRRFNGFNKLKITGTEHLVDLPDSNVLFVSNHQTYFADVAAMYHAFCAVNNGYLNTIKNPIYLLNPKIDFYYVAAEETMNKGILPKIFKIAGAVTVKRTWRAEGKNVNRMVDMSEVDNIMKALDNGWVATFPQGTTSAFAQGRRGTAKLVKNQRPIVIPIKINGFRRAFDKKGLRVKVTGVKPTMEFKAPLDIDYDNEKAPEILLKIMTAIEQTEDFNLLHNYDEELKAKKLEQKDSNN, encoded by the coding sequence ATGGCGAAGAAAAATATTTTCACCGATGCATTCGGAACACCTTATTTTTTGAAAAGGTTTATTATTTTTATTTTAGGAGTTGTATCATACAGAAGATTCAACGGCTTTAATAAGTTAAAAATAACCGGTACAGAACACCTTGTGGATCTTCCGGACTCTAATGTACTGTTTGTATCTAACCATCAAACTTATTTTGCAGATGTAGCAGCCATGTATCATGCTTTCTGTGCCGTAAATAACGGATATTTGAATACAATCAAAAATCCAATCTACCTGTTGAATCCCAAAATCGATTTTTACTATGTAGCGGCTGAAGAAACCATGAATAAAGGTATTCTTCCTAAAATTTTCAAAATAGCAGGTGCCGTTACCGTAAAAAGAACTTGGAGAGCTGAGGGAAAAAATGTCAACAGAATGGTAGACATGAGTGAGGTAGACAATATCATGAAGGCACTGGACAATGGCTGGGTAGCCACTTTCCCACAAGGGACAACATCTGCCTTTGCACAGGGACGAAGAGGTACTGCCAAATTGGTGAAAAACCAGCGCCCTATAGTTATTCCGATTAAGATTAACGGTTTCAGAAGAGCATTTGATAAAAAAGGACTCCGCGTAAAGGTAACCGGTGTAAAACCTACGATGGAATTCAAGGCTCCTCTGGATATTGATTACGATAATGAAAAAGCACCGGAAATTCTATTGAAGATCATGACTGCCATTGAGCAGACTGAAGACTTCAACCTACTACACAATTATGATGAAGAACTTAAAGCTAAAAAATTAGAACAAAAGGACTCAAATAATTAA
- a CDS encoding CsgE family curli-type amyloid fiber assembly protein has protein sequence MKLLYSLSLSTFFIVLSVLAYGQEDKKVTAKIQSSFLENQIKLKAVVMNNTAVYKELNYLLVSIKKGNGGNLSNNQQSGKFSVNPNEVKVLSEFSVNLDSKDALKAFLYIRDEETRTLVAKDSLELNSDLFKKKIAKIEDDAVYELKGLTIDETKTKVGKDFYDMFYMQYSQLPDKSSNAVTISELPLRGTSGQINIQIDDKVIYSFMSNPGEDYLKEQLAFSLKYIKEFNAKKNLIKNEFIY, from the coding sequence ATGAAACTTTTATATTCCCTGAGTCTGAGCACTTTTTTTATCGTCCTGTCTGTATTGGCTTATGGGCAGGAGGATAAAAAAGTAACCGCTAAAATCCAGAGCAGCTTTCTGGAAAATCAGATTAAGCTCAAAGCGGTTGTAATGAATAATACTGCTGTCTACAAAGAACTGAATTATCTTTTGGTATCCATAAAAAAAGGAAACGGAGGAAATCTTTCCAACAATCAGCAAAGTGGTAAATTTTCCGTAAATCCCAATGAGGTAAAGGTTTTGTCTGAGTTCAGTGTAAACCTTGATTCTAAAGATGCTCTGAAAGCTTTTCTGTACATCAGAGATGAAGAAACCCGAACATTAGTGGCTAAGGATAGCCTGGAACTCAACAGTGATCTTTTTAAAAAGAAAATAGCTAAAATAGAAGATGATGCTGTTTATGAGTTGAAAGGCCTTACCATTGATGAAACCAAAACTAAGGTTGGAAAAGACTTTTATGATATGTTTTATATGCAATACAGCCAGCTTCCGGATAAAAGCAGCAACGCCGTTACTATTTCTGAACTTCCCCTCCGTGGAACAAGCGGCCAGATCAATATCCAGATTGATGATAAAGTGATCTACAGTTTCATGAGCAATCCGGGAGAGGATTACCTAAAGGAACAACTGGCTTTCAGCTTAAAATATATCAAAGAATTTAACGCAAAGAAAAACCTTATTAAAAATGAATTTATCTACTAA
- a CDS encoding curli production assembly/transport component CsgF, which yields MKTLIIILIFIAGIFYGKSQQLVYKPVNPAFGGDTFNYQWLLSSANAQNPFDEKTDYSKLLDRVNSLDSFTQSLNRQILSELSRKLFEDQFGDGSIKPGNYLFGSLYLQITNTNQGLLINILDTSTGDQSEIVIPK from the coding sequence ATGAAAACATTAATCATTATTTTAATCTTTATTGCGGGTATTTTCTACGGAAAATCTCAACAGCTCGTTTATAAACCCGTAAATCCGGCATTCGGAGGAGATACTTTTAACTACCAGTGGCTATTAAGCTCTGCAAACGCACAAAATCCATTTGATGAAAAAACCGATTATAGTAAATTACTTGATCGTGTAAATTCTCTTGACAGCTTCACCCAAAGTCTCAACAGACAGATCCTCAGTGAGCTTTCAAGAAAACTGTTTGAAGATCAGTTCGGAGACGGAAGTATAAAACCCGGTAACTACCTCTTCGGATCACTTTACCTACAGATTACCAACACGAATCAGGGACTTTTGATCAATATTTTGGATACCAGTACAGGCGATCAGTCCGAGATCGTAATTCCAAAATAA
- a CDS encoding CsgG/HfaB family protein: MRTYIYTRIFFCSFLLCILQACSSIFGLPSDPEKPTMGEVTSSTQELKNLPLPKEKVVIGVYKFRDQTGQYKPSENGNNWSTAVPQGTTTILIKALEDSRWFIPIERENIANLLNERQIIRSTRQEYIKDADKSSQALPPLLYAGILLEGGVISYDSNILTGGLGARYFGIGASTQYRQDRITIYLRAVSTLNGEILKTVYTSKTILSTSVNGSVFRYVDTERLLEGEVGFTQNEPVQLAVTEAIEKAVKSLIIEGIQDKIWGKAIEDRSYQALINEYNREQEHNDGRVIGNRFPNNYRQKVSVFANVEAQKVKDDYVNPKMNIGGKAGVKYFLNPNFNVEISGNYFTLENENIVKRNYFGPEVNLEYLLFPKYRFSPYIYGGVGALYSKYKPQYKGQFGGGLEYMFSPNVSLRASAQYDLGFKDDWEGLVSGKRKDQALRFALGINFYLGNK; encoded by the coding sequence ATGAGAACTTACATTTACACCAGAATTTTTTTCTGTAGTTTTCTGCTATGTATTTTGCAGGCTTGTAGTTCTATCTTTGGCTTACCCTCAGATCCCGAAAAGCCAACGATGGGAGAGGTAACCTCTTCTACACAAGAATTAAAGAATCTTCCTTTACCAAAAGAAAAAGTAGTAATAGGAGTCTACAAATTCAGAGACCAGACAGGCCAGTATAAACCATCGGAAAACGGAAACAACTGGAGTACCGCAGTGCCACAAGGAACCACTACTATACTCATCAAGGCACTGGAAGATAGCCGATGGTTTATCCCGATTGAAAGGGAAAACATCGCAAATCTACTCAATGAAAGACAAATCATCAGATCCACACGTCAGGAATACATCAAGGATGCAGATAAAAGCAGCCAGGCACTTCCACCACTTCTATATGCCGGAATTCTTCTGGAAGGTGGAGTTATTTCCTATGACAGTAATATCTTAACGGGAGGCCTCGGTGCCAGATACTTCGGAATTGGTGCTTCCACACAATATCGTCAGGATAGAATTACCATTTATCTGCGTGCTGTCTCCACACTTAACGGAGAAATCCTTAAAACTGTTTATACTTCCAAAACCATTCTTTCAACCAGCGTGAACGGCAGCGTTTTCCGATATGTAGATACGGAAAGACTCCTGGAAGGTGAAGTGGGATTTACCCAAAATGAACCAGTTCAACTCGCCGTAACTGAAGCTATTGAAAAAGCAGTGAAATCTCTTATTATAGAGGGAATTCAGGATAAGATATGGGGAAAAGCCATTGAAGACAGAAGTTATCAGGCTCTGATTAATGAATATAATAGAGAACAAGAGCATAATGACGGAAGAGTAATTGGAAATAGATTTCCGAATAATTACAGACAAAAAGTATCCGTATTTGCCAACGTAGAGGCACAGAAAGTAAAAGATGACTATGTAAATCCTAAGATGAATATAGGAGGAAAAGCAGGGGTTAAATACTTTCTCAATCCCAATTTCAATGTAGAAATTAGTGGCAATTATTTTACGTTGGAAAATGAAAATATTGTAAAAAGAAACTACTTCGGTCCGGAAGTAAATCTGGAGTATCTGCTTTTTCCCAAGTACAGATTTAGTCCATACATTTATGGAGGAGTAGGGGCCTTGTATTCTAAATACAAACCTCAATACAAAGGACAGTTTGGAGGAGGACTTGAATATATGTTTAGTCCTAATGTTTCTCTGAGAGCTTCAGCACAATATGACCTTGGCTTCAAGGACGATTGGGAAGGTCTTGTAAGCGGAAAAAGAAAAGATCAGGCCCTACGCTTTGCTTTGGGAATCAATTTTTACCTTGGAAACAAATAA
- a CDS encoding LysR family transcriptional regulator: protein MVNLEWYRTFKAIYKTGTLTGAADSLFISQPGVSLHLSSLESYVGYKLFDRTGRKMIPTERGKVLFNAVAEPITKLEDVEKNFQKSTEKHTPTISVGMCFETFQTTLEQYVSTLPFNLIISFGEYPEMLDQLDKGILDLIITPKKGSSPNIEHEAFSSEQIILVGGKDVDTNSFNKVLKTRDAEQIEEWLKNEKWYGTTGDMEHLFQFWTLNFGHKPNFRPNYIVPNLNSIIRCLKGGAGLAVVPDFLCKNEIENGNVKLIWEGKKKLENTLYFGCRKKTNYQSEIDHIKHLFRKVMGK, encoded by the coding sequence ATGGTCAATTTAGAATGGTATCGTACTTTTAAAGCCATATATAAAACTGGAACATTGACGGGGGCAGCAGATTCATTGTTTATCTCGCAGCCCGGAGTAAGCCTGCATTTAAGTTCTCTGGAATCATATGTAGGATATAAACTGTTTGATAGAACTGGCCGGAAGATGATTCCCACAGAAAGAGGAAAGGTATTGTTCAATGCAGTTGCTGAGCCTATTACCAAACTGGAAGATGTAGAGAAAAATTTTCAGAAATCTACAGAAAAACATACGCCAACCATTAGTGTGGGGATGTGTTTTGAAACTTTTCAGACGACTTTGGAACAGTATGTTTCTACTTTACCTTTTAACCTGATTATCAGTTTTGGAGAATATCCTGAGATGCTGGATCAACTGGATAAAGGAATTCTTGATCTTATCATCACCCCGAAAAAAGGATCGTCACCGAATATAGAACACGAGGCATTTTCTTCCGAACAAATCATTCTGGTAGGAGGGAAGGATGTTGATACCAATAGTTTCAATAAAGTTTTAAAAACAAGGGATGCAGAGCAGATCGAAGAATGGCTGAAGAATGAAAAATGGTATGGAACCACCGGAGATATGGAACATCTTTTTCAGTTTTGGACCCTAAATTTTGGCCATAAACCTAATTTTCGTCCGAATTATATTGTCCCGAATTTAAATTCTATCATCCGTTGTCTGAAAGGGGGAGCCGGACTGGCTGTTGTTCCTGATTTTTTATGCAAGAATGAAATAGAAAATGGAAATGTAAAGCTGATTTGGGAGGGTAAGAAAAAACTTGAAAATACCCTGTATTTCGGTTGTAGAAAAAAAACCAATTATCAATCAGAAATAGATCATATTAAACACCTATTCCGAAAGGTAATGGGTAAGTAA
- a CDS encoding NAD(P)H-dependent flavin oxidoreductase, with protein sequence MFWPDTISKKLGIEYPLVQAPMFGVSTPQMAAAASNANCLGSLALGDLSADESIKLIRETKTLTDKPFAANIFVHQIPEITHTLKDQFVKTKQFLEQLAKENNIEVSLPDLENIRIRSYHEQVEAIIEEGCKILSFTFGNLDDESIQKLKENGVVLIGTCTSVKEALILEKSGIDIICVQGTEAGGHRGAFDPDHVLQIGGLSLLSQVYDHVNVPLIYAGGIYNAKTLRAVKDLGAKGFQVGNLLLASKESSLQPFEKERLKKVKEEEIILTKSFSGRYARGVRNKYIEVVENTEYILPYPYQNKLTNGLRKAAKDQQNIDFVGLWMGQSIHDYSELSTEEILRKLIQQSEESEMKSV encoded by the coding sequence ATGTTTTGGCCGGATACAATCAGTAAAAAATTAGGAATAGAATATCCTTTAGTTCAGGCTCCGATGTTTGGTGTGAGTACTCCACAAATGGCGGCCGCTGCATCAAATGCAAACTGTTTAGGATCACTGGCTTTGGGTGATCTCTCAGCAGATGAATCCATTAAGCTGATCAGGGAAACAAAAACTCTTACGGATAAGCCGTTTGCAGCCAATATTTTTGTACATCAGATTCCCGAGATAACTCATACTTTAAAAGATCAATTTGTAAAGACTAAGCAATTTCTCGAGCAATTGGCTAAGGAAAATAATATTGAAGTCAGTCTTCCCGATCTTGAAAACATCAGGATAAGAAGTTATCATGAGCAGGTAGAGGCAATAATTGAAGAAGGTTGTAAAATTCTGAGCTTTACATTTGGAAATCTTGATGATGAAAGTATTCAAAAGCTAAAAGAAAATGGAGTAGTGCTTATTGGTACCTGTACTTCAGTAAAAGAGGCTTTAATTTTAGAAAAATCAGGAATTGATATCATTTGTGTACAGGGAACAGAAGCCGGAGGACACCGCGGGGCGTTTGATCCTGACCATGTTTTGCAGATTGGAGGTCTGTCTTTATTGTCGCAGGTTTATGATCATGTCAATGTCCCGTTAATCTATGCCGGTGGAATTTATAATGCAAAAACTTTACGGGCGGTAAAAGATTTGGGTGCAAAGGGTTTTCAGGTGGGAAATCTTTTGTTGGCATCCAAGGAGAGTTCTTTACAGCCTTTTGAAAAAGAGAGACTCAAAAAGGTTAAAGAAGAGGAAATTATTTTAACGAAAAGCTTTTCAGGACGATATGCCAGAGGGGTTAGAAATAAGTACATCGAGGTTGTTGAAAATACAGAATATATTTTACCCTATCCTTATCAGAATAAGTTAACGAATGGATTACGTAAGGCGGCTAAAGATCAGCAAAATATAGATTTTGTAGGGCTTTGGATGGGACAGTCTATTCATGACTACAGTGAATTATCCACAGAGGAGATTCTGAGAAAACTCATACAACAATCAGAGGAGAGCGAGATGAAATCAGTGTGA
- a CDS encoding GNAT family N-acetyltransferase produces the protein MSHPIRLANAEDYPRIMEIWESAVKATHDFLAEEDFNYFKEAIPRDYLPNLEVYLITENDDAKGFASVVDGNLEMLFIHNDTRGKGYGKELYQFMKEKTGLTKVDVNEQNPQAIGFYEKMGFKKVGRSEKDGSGKDYPLIHMSL, from the coding sequence ATGTCACACCCAATCAGACTCGCTAATGCAGAAGATTATCCAAGAATTATGGAAATTTGGGAATCTGCTGTAAAGGCAACACACGATTTTCTTGCTGAAGAAGACTTTAATTATTTCAAGGAAGCTATTCCAAGAGATTACCTGCCAAATCTGGAGGTTTATTTGATTACTGAAAATGATGACGCCAAAGGATTTGCCTCTGTGGTCGACGGAAATCTGGAAATGCTTTTCATTCACAACGATACCCGTGGAAAAGGCTATGGAAAAGAACTTTATCAGTTTATGAAAGAGAAGACCGGTCTTACCAAAGTAGATGTTAATGAACAAAATCCACAGGCCATTGGGTTTTATGAAAAAATGGGATTCAAAAAGGTAGGAAGGTCTGAGAAAGATGGTTCAGGGAAAGACTATCCACTTATTCATATGAGTCTGTAA
- a CDS encoding aldo/keto reductase, whose translation MQKKTYTGQPVVTLNNGVDIPALGFGVWQMEDLKECENAVIKAIQTGYRMIDTAAIYQNETAVGTAVKNSGIDRDELFITSKVWVQDHGYEKAKSAFQRTLNRLQMDYLDMYLIHWPYGDFLGTWKALEDLYKEGKIKAIGVCNFTVEKLEELKANSTVLPVINQIELHPVFQQKELQVYDRENNIITQPWSPLGNGNANLLSNAELKAIAEKYNKTVAQVILRWHLQEGFVVIPKSVTPSRIEENFNVFDFELTADEMNVVRSLDTGKRLFFDPKDPEWEQKMLNAVADI comes from the coding sequence ATGCAAAAGAAAACCTATACAGGACAACCTGTAGTAACTTTAAATAATGGAGTTGATATTCCTGCTTTAGGCTTTGGAGTTTGGCAGATGGAAGACCTGAAAGAATGTGAAAATGCAGTCATTAAAGCCATTCAAACCGGATACAGAATGATTGATACTGCTGCCATCTATCAGAATGAAACAGCTGTTGGAACTGCCGTAAAGAATAGTGGTATAGATAGAGACGAATTATTCATTACTTCTAAGGTTTGGGTTCAGGATCATGGCTATGAAAAAGCAAAGAGTGCATTCCAGAGAACATTGAACAGATTGCAGATGGATTATCTTGATATGTATCTTATTCATTGGCCTTACGGAGATTTCCTGGGAACATGGAAAGCTTTGGAAGATTTGTACAAAGAGGGAAAAATTAAGGCAATTGGGGTATGTAATTTCACTGTTGAAAAGTTAGAGGAATTAAAAGCTAATTCAACAGTCTTACCGGTAATCAACCAGATTGAACTGCATCCGGTATTCCAGCAAAAAGAATTACAAGTATACGACAGAGAAAATAATATTATTACTCAACCGTGGAGCCCGCTTGGAAACGGAAATGCTAATCTTTTAAGCAATGCCGAACTAAAAGCCATTGCTGAAAAATATAATAAAACAGTAGCTCAGGTGATCTTGAGATGGCATTTGCAGGAAGGTTTTGTGGTAATTCCGAAATCTGTAACTCCATCCAGAATTGAAGAAAACTTTAATGTATTTGATTTTGAACTGACAGCAGATGAAATGAATGTTGTTCGTTCTTTAGATACAGGGAAAAGATTGTTCTTTGATCCTAAGGATCCTGAATGGGAGCAGAAGATGCTGAATGCTGTAGCAGATATTTAG
- a CDS encoding UDP-N-acetylmuramate--L-alanine ligase has translation MKTHFIAIGGSAMHNLAIALKDKGYQVTGSDDAIFEPSRSRLERKGILPQEMGWFPEKITSDIDAVILGMHAHQDNPELARAKELGLKIYSYPEFLYEQSKNKTRVVIAGSHGKTTITSMILHVLNFHQKDVDFMVGAQLEGFDCMVKLTQDNDFMVLEGDEYLSSPIDLRSKFLLYQPNIALMSGIAWDHINVFKTFDDYIEQFRKFVASITAGGVLVYNEEDPEVVKVVENAENYFRKIPYKTPEYEINNGKVYLKTEMGDVPLSVFGAHNLLNLEGARHICRQLGIMDEDFYEAIMSFKGASKRLEKVEREDKGTLYKDFAHAPSKVKAAVKAFKEQFKNEKKYGFLELHTYSSLNPAFLEQYDHAMDGLEEAIVFYSEDALKIKRMEPISPEFIKEKFKNENLRVFTNAEDLHAYWNTLDKTNGVYLMMSSGNFGGLDLTK, from the coding sequence TTGAAAACCCACTTCATTGCCATTGGCGGGAGCGCCATGCACAATCTTGCCATTGCTTTAAAAGATAAAGGATATCAGGTTACAGGTTCAGATGATGCTATTTTTGAACCCTCAAGATCCAGACTGGAAAGAAAGGGAATCCTTCCCCAGGAAATGGGCTGGTTCCCCGAAAAGATCACGTCAGATATTGATGCTGTCATCCTTGGAATGCATGCTCACCAGGACAACCCTGAGTTGGCAAGAGCAAAGGAACTGGGGTTAAAGATATACTCCTATCCTGAATTCCTGTACGAGCAGTCAAAGAACAAAACCAGAGTTGTTATTGCAGGTTCACATGGTAAAACTACCATTACCTCAATGATTCTTCATGTTCTAAACTTCCACCAGAAAGACGTAGATTTTATGGTAGGAGCGCAATTGGAAGGCTTTGATTGTATGGTAAAACTAACGCAGGATAATGATTTCATGGTACTGGAAGGTGATGAATACCTTTCTTCTCCTATTGATCTGCGTTCTAAGTTCTTACTATATCAACCGAATATTGCTTTAATGAGTGGTATCGCATGGGATCATATCAATGTTTTCAAAACATTTGATGATTATATTGAACAGTTCAGAAAATTTGTAGCCAGCATTACTGCAGGAGGTGTTTTGGTATATAACGAAGAAGATCCGGAAGTGGTAAAGGTGGTGGAAAATGCTGAAAATTACTTCAGAAAAATCCCTTATAAAACACCTGAATATGAGATCAATAATGGAAAAGTATATTTAAAGACTGAAATGGGAGATGTTCCACTTTCTGTTTTTGGAGCACACAACCTATTGAATCTTGAAGGAGCAAGACATATCTGCCGACAACTGGGAATTATGGATGAGGATTTCTATGAAGCAATCATGAGCTTTAAAGGAGCTTCCAAGCGTCTTGAAAAGGTTGAAAGAGAAGATAAAGGAACGCTTTATAAAGACTTTGCCCATGCACCAAGTAAAGTAAAGGCTGCAGTAAAAGCATTCAAGGAACAATTTAAGAACGAAAAGAAATATGGTTTCCTTGAACTTCATACATATTCAAGCTTAAATCCTGCCTTTTTGGAGCAATATGACCATGCAATGGATGGTTTAGAGGAAGCTATCGTATTCTATTCTGAGGATGCCTTAAAAATTAAAAGAATGGAGCCAATTTCCCCGGAATTCATTAAGGAAAAATTCAAGAATGAAAATCTAAGAGTTTTCACTAATGCTGAAGATCTTCATGCCTATTGGAATACGTTAGATAAAACGAATGGAGTTTATCTGATGATGAGCTCAGGAAATTTTGGCGGACTGGATCTTACGAAATAA
- a CDS encoding GNAT family N-acetyltransferase gives MEQLTFNKIAKDSEIPYELLLLADETTEAIDQYIFSSDIYLLHDGTENIAVMVLHKNNDAELELKNIAVIESYRSKGIGSILINKAKEIAHENKYKLLTVGTSDTGFQQIRFYEKNGFVKTGIRKDFFIENYPAPIYENGLQMRDMVLLTHYLSE, from the coding sequence ATGGAACAACTTACATTTAATAAAATCGCCAAGGATTCGGAAATTCCTTATGAATTACTATTGTTAGCTGATGAAACCACTGAAGCCATTGATCAATACATTTTCAGTTCCGATATCTATCTTTTACATGACGGAACTGAAAATATTGCCGTCATGGTATTGCATAAAAATAATGATGCTGAGCTGGAACTTAAAAACATTGCCGTTATTGAAAGCTATAGAAGTAAAGGAATTGGAAGCATTTTAATCAATAAGGCTAAGGAAATTGCCCATGAAAACAAGTATAAACTCCTTACGGTGGGAACTTCAGATACCGGCTTCCAACAGATCAGGTTTTATGAAAAAAATGGCTTCGTAAAGACCGGAATACGCAAAGATTTTTTCATAGAAAACTATCCCGCACCTATTTATGAAAACGGATTACAGATGCGGGATATGGTTTTACTTACCCATTACCTTTCGGAATAG
- a CDS encoding NUDIX hydrolase has product MENFGKDLLRKIKSVELPGEHAHGVFSPPSRPVFTYDEVLAKNPKFAAVNIVLYLRDNEWYFPLIQRTINEHDRHSGQISLPGGKREEMDRDFAETAVRETSEEIGIDKHYVRIIREMSPIYVPPSNFYVYPYISYTKKNPEFILQQSEAVESIEFPITSFLNLSDTPEIMALPSAGGHEVPVINFNGYIIWGATAMILSEFSQLLKKM; this is encoded by the coding sequence ATGGAAAATTTTGGAAAAGATTTATTAAGAAAAATAAAAAGTGTAGAACTTCCTGGTGAACACGCCCATGGAGTATTCTCACCTCCCTCACGTCCCGTTTTCACCTATGACGAAGTACTGGCAAAAAATCCCAAGTTTGCAGCAGTTAACATTGTATTGTATTTAAGAGACAACGAATGGTATTTTCCACTGATCCAAAGAACGATTAATGAACACGACAGACATAGCGGGCAGATCTCCTTACCAGGCGGAAAGCGCGAGGAAATGGATAGGGATTTTGCTGAAACAGCTGTTCGGGAAACCTCTGAAGAAATCGGGATAGACAAGCATTATGTAAGGATTATAAGAGAAATGTCACCTATCTATGTTCCACCAAGCAATTTTTACGTGTATCCTTATATTTCATATACTAAAAAGAATCCCGAATTTATTCTTCAGCAGAGCGAAGCCGTGGAATCTATCGAGTTCCCTATCACGTCTTTCCTAAATCTGTCAGATACTCCTGAAATTATGGCGCTTCCGAGTGCGGGAGGACATGAAGTTCCTGTAATCAATTTCAACGGATATATTATCTGGGGTGCTACAGCAATGATATTAAGTGAATTCAGCCAGTTGCTGAAAAAAATGTAA
- a CDS encoding RIP homotypic interaction motif-containing protein, translated as MKNLLAGVFTLIAMSFSFAQFNIDVTTQTGNLNTATVDQTGLLNINSLTQTGNRNTADIDQVGILNMNTAVSTGNRNSIDVDQIGIANSNNVSQLGNRNSASTWQFGVLNSTTQTQIGRRNNASSIQVGVGNAVVQYQDGRRNDASAIQLGTGNSAFQVQLGRRNEADGLQVGSNNFLVQYQDGNDNVANHTQFGSNNVAAAVQVGDDNTAVGVQVGNANQLYQFQLGDSNTAIDLQMGNGNFSWITQTGDSHFHLGTQVGNGNSMIVNQSN; from the coding sequence ATGAAAAATTTACTTGCAGGTGTGTTTACACTAATCGCCATGAGTTTCAGCTTCGCTCAATTTAATATTGACGTAACTACTCAAACTGGAAACTTGAATACAGCTACTGTAGACCAAACAGGTCTTTTGAACATTAATTCCTTAACACAAACAGGGAATCGTAATACTGCAGATATTGATCAGGTAGGTATCTTAAATATGAATACTGCAGTAAGTACCGGAAACAGAAACTCGATAGATGTTGATCAGATTGGTATTGCAAACTCAAATAATGTAAGCCAACTGGGAAACAGAAACTCTGCTTCAACTTGGCAGTTTGGGGTTCTTAACTCTACAACTCAAACTCAGATTGGAAGAAGAAATAATGCATCTTCAATTCAGGTGGGTGTAGGTAACGCTGTAGTTCAGTATCAGGATGGAAGAAGAAATGATGCTTCCGCAATCCAGTTAGGAACCGGTAACTCTGCTTTCCAAGTTCAGTTAGGAAGAAGAAATGAAGCAGATGGACTTCAAGTGGGATCTAACAACTTCCTTGTTCAATATCAAGATGGTAATGATAACGTTGCAAACCATACTCAATTTGGTAGCAATAACGTTGCCGCTGCTGTTCAGGTTGGAGATGATAACACTGCCGTAGGAGTACAGGTTGGTAACGCTAACCAATTATACCAATTTCAATTAGGAGATTCCAATACAGCTATTGACTTACAGATGGGTAATGGTAACTTTAGCTGGATCACTCAAACTGGTGATTCACATTTCCATCTAGGAACTCAGGTAGGTAACGGAAACTCAATGATCGTGAATCAGTCCAATTAA